The genomic DNA CATGACCGGACTGCTGGGCTTCGCGTCGGGCTACAAGGCCATCAAAGAGGCCGACACCCTGCTGATGCTGGGCACCGACTTCCCGTATCAGCAGTTCTATCCCGAGGGCGCCACCGTTATCCAGGTGGACATCCGCGGGCGCAACCTCGGCCGGCGCACCCCGGTCGACCTGGGGCTGCGCGGCAGTGTGCGTGACACCTTGGCCGCATTGCAGCCGCTGTTGCGGCCCAAAACCGACCGCGATCACCTCGATCGATCCCTGAAGCACTACCGCAAGACCCGCGCCACCCTCGATTCACTGGCGGTCAACGACCGGGACAAGACCCCGATCCGGCCGGAATATGTTGCCGCGCTTGCTGACCGGCTTGCCTCCGATGATGCGGTGTTCACCTGTGATGTCGGGTCCCCGGTGGTGTGGGCGGCGCGGTATCTGACCATGAACGGCCGGCGCCGGCTGCTCGGGTCGTTCAACCACGGCACCATGGCCAATGCGCTGCCACACGGGATCGGCGCCCAGACCGCGTTTCCCGGCCGGCAGGTGGTCGCCCTGGCCGGTGACGGCGGGCTGACCATGCTCTTCGGCGAGCTGGTGACGCTGATCCAGAACAAGCTGCCGGTCAAGGTGATCGTGTTCAACAACTCGTCGCTGAACTTCGTCGAGCTGGAGATGAAGGCCGCGGGCATCGTCACGTTCGGCACCGACCTGGTCAACCCCGATTTCGCCGCTGTTGCCCAGGCCATGGGCATATTCGGCAGGCGGGTCACTGAACCGGCAGACCTCGAACGCGCCATCGCCGACGCATTCGCCCACGATGGCCCGGCCCTGATCGACGTGCACACCGCGCGTCAGGAACTGTCGATACCCCCGGCGATCACCGTCGAACAGGCAAAGGGCTTCTCGCTGTACGCGATCCGCACCATCCTGGCCGGGCGTGCCGACGAACTGCTCGACCTGGTCACCACCAACGTGGCCCGCCGCATCCTGGACTGAGCGCTCAGGCCGGCCGGGGAATCGTGGCCGCCGTGCTCTGGCCCAGCCATTTCGGGATCGCCCGGCGGACATCGCTGGACCCCGACAGCGCCACACTCCCGTCGAGCACCGCCCGCGCCCAGCCGGCATCGCCGCGCCAGATCTCGATCAATGTGCGCAGGCTGGTCTGCACGGTGCCGTCCACCTCGTAACCCGGATCGAAATCGCAGACGTCGGCCTGCCCGTCGCTCACTACCAGCCACCACCTCGACGCCTTGGGGTCGACACCATCGAGGACAAACGCGACCGTGGTGCGCGAGCGCGGCCAGTCCGCAAGCGGAATGGTGCGGCGCATATCCCACATCAGCAGATGCGGATCGAGGTCCTCCTCGCCGAGTTCACCGATCCACCGCACACCCCACGACCCGAGCGCGTCGACCACGCCGGCAAGTTCCTGACCGCACGGGGTCAGGGAATAGCTAGTGCGCCCATCTATCTCGGAACGCTCGATCACTCCGGCGCGGGCCAACGACTTCAGCCGCTTCGACAACAGCGCCGGGGACATCTTCGGGACGCCGCGACGTAGATCGTTGAAATGTGCGCTGCCCCGCAGCAGTTCCCGGACCACCAGCAAGGTCCAGCGTTCGTCGAGCAGTTCCATGGCCTTGGCCACGGGACAGAACTGGCCATACGTCGACATGGGCGGTGTACCTCCCGGGAAAGTGCGTGGCTTTCTAAGTACACCGCTGTCGGGCCTCCGAAGCCAGTACAGATCCAGAACCAGACCCACTACAGATCTGGTACTGGATCGGGTGCGCCGCGCGGGATGACGATGGAGCCAACCTGGAAAGGAATCCCGCCATGAACGTCACGACCACCAATGATGAGCTTGAGGCCAAACACCGGGCGCTGTGGGCGTTGGGTGACTACGCGGAGATCGCCGCGAACATTGTGCGCCCACTGGGTCCCGTACTGGTCGAGGCCAGCGGCATCGGACCCGGTGACCGCGTACTCGACGTGGCGGCCGGGACCGGTAACGTGGCCATTCCCGCTGCCGCGACGGGTGCGCAGGTGACCGCGAGCGACCTGTGTCCGGAACTGGTCGAACAGGGCCGCCGGTTGAGCGCCGAGGCCCACGTGACCATCGACTGGGCCGAGGGCAACGCCGAGGCGTTGCCCTACGCCGACGATTCCTTCGATGCGGTGCTCTCCTGCATCGGGGTAATGTTCGCTCCGCACCACCAGCAGGCCGCCGACGAACTGCTGCGCGTCACCCGCCCGGGCGGCCGGATCGGGCTGATCTCGTGGACGCCAGAGGGATTCATCGGACAGTTGTTCGCCACCATGAAGCCGTATGCGCCCGCGCCGCCTCCCGGAGTCTCCCCACCGCCGCGGTGGGGAGACGAGCAGTATCTGCGCACCCTGCTGGGTGCCGGGCTCGGCGAGTTGACCTGTGAACGGAGGGAATTGGACGTCACCGCATACCCCGACGGTGCAGCGTTCCGTGATTATTTCAAGGCCAACTACGGCCCCACGATCTCGGCCTACCGGGCCATCGCCGCCGATGCCGATCGGGTCGCGGAACTGGACGCGGCGATCGCCGCACTGGGCGACCGGTTCCTCACCGGTTCCACGATGCGATGGGAATACCTGCTGACACTGGCGAACGTGCACTGATCCGGAAGGGCAGCTGGCACCATGGCTGCATGCCCGACGACGTACCGGAATTGCCCACGCTCAGCGCCCCCGATCAGGACGCCGTTGGACGCTGGCTGGGCGAGCAGGGGATCGGAACGACCCTGACCGACGTGGCGCCGCTGACCGGCGGGACCCAGAACATCGTCGTGGGCATGTGCGTCGACGGACGCCGAATGGTGTTGCGGCGCCCGCCTTTACATCCGCGGCCGACCAGTGACAAGACCATGCTGCGGGAGATCGCGGTGCTGCGCACGCTGGCGGGCTCGGCCGTGCCCCATCCGGGATTCATCGCCGCCTGCACCGACCTCGACGTGATCGGCGTGGTGTTCTACCTGATGGAGGAGGTCGACGGGTTCAACCCGGGTACCGACGTGAGCCAGGCCTACCGGGACGATGCCGACCTGCGCTACCGGGTCGGGCTGTCCTATGCGGGGAGTCTCGCGGAACTGGGCAATGTCGCCTGGGAGAACAGTGAGCTCGCCGCCATCCGCCGGCCCGGATCATTTCTGGCCCGCCAGGTTCCGCAGTTTCTCGGATTGCTCGAGAGCTATCGCCACGAGCAGTATTCACCCGAGTCGTTGACGGGCGTGGGGGAGCTGGCGCAATGGCTTGAGGACAACCGCCCGCCCGACGCCGAGCCCGGCATCATGCACGGCGACGCGCATCTCAACAATGTCCTGCTGCGCCGAGATGCCCCCGAACTGGCCGCGTTCATCGACTGGGAGATGTGCACGATCGGCGATCCGCTGCTCGATCTCGGGTGGATGCTGGTGTGCTGGCCCGACGACCCCAATCCCATCAACGCGGGGTCGGCACTGGCTGCGCTCGGCGGACTGGCCCACCGCAGTGAACTGATCGAGGCGTATCGCGCCGCCGGAGGCCGCCAGACCGACCGGCTGGATTGGTATGTGGCGCTGGCCTGCTTCAAACTCGGCATCGTCATCGAGGGCACCTGGTCGCGATACCTGGCCGGGCGGGCCAGCCGTGATGCCGGCGAGCAACTGCACGCGTCAGCGGAGAACCTCCTCGCGCTGGGTACGCGGATTGCCAAGGGGGACAATCCCTTCGAGTGACGTGCGAGCCCCCTGGCGAGCAGACGCTGCGGTACCCGGAAATGGACGAAATGGGGTGCATTCACGTCTGCTCGCGCTGGATGAGTCAGTACGTATCGAGGGCGAGCTTGACGGCAAGCGCCACACCCGCCGCGCCGATCAGAAACCGCAACGGGGTGGCAGGCGCGTGGCGAACCACGATCGGACCCAATCGGGAGCCGATCAGGCAACCGATACCCAGCGGCACCACCGCGCCCCAGTGCACCGGAGCGAAGAACACGAAGATGAGCGCGGCGACGGCGTTCGCGACGCCGGAGATGACATTCTTGCCCGCATTGGCATGCGCCAGCGTTGCACCACCCGCACGGAGCAACAGCGCAAGCAGCAGCACCCCGGCCGCCGCTCCGAAATAGCCGCCGTAGATGGTGATCAGGAAGATGGCGGCGGCTTCCGATGCGGCCCGGATCCGGTGCTGATTATGGTTGGCGATGCGGGATTCGCGGTGTTCGCGGCGCGGCAGGAGAATCGCCACGGACGCGAAACCGATCAGGATCGGCACCACCCGTTCGAACCCCTCAGCCGGGGTGGACAGCAGTAGTGCCGCCCCGGCCACTCCGCCGAGCGCGGCGACCGGAATGATCCGCTTGAGCCAGGCCCCTTGTCCGGCCAGTTCTGGCCGTGAGCCCCAGACCGAACCGACACCGTTGAACACCACAGCCACCGTGTTGGTCACGTTCGCCGTCACCGGGGGCAACCCGACCATCAGCAGCGCGGGGTAAGTGGCCACCGAGGCCAGTCCGGCGATGCTGCCGGTGAGCCCGCCGGCGATTCCGGCGAAAAAGAGCAGCGCAACGTCGGCGATACTCATGCGGCGTCCACTCCGCCGAGACTACGTAGCCACAAAGTGTTTGCGTGACCGGCCAGGCCGGGTCTAGCATCGCCAACGTGCCAAGGCGACTCGTAGTAGCAACCCGCAGCGGGGTCTGATCAGACCGACCCCCCGCTGTGGGTCGTTCGCTACTTCGTCGGTCACTTCCTCTAATCAGAGAAGCCCGGCACATGTATCTCACTTCACCAGCACCGCAATCGGGTGATCCGATGTCATTTTCGGCCCACTTTTCCACCCCGTTGCCGCGCGGCCTGCGCGACGCGGGCGAATCGACGTCCTGGGAGCAGTTCTTGGGCGAATACGCGGCCGGCCCCGGAGCGTTGAAACTGGGCCAGTGGACCTGCACCGATACGGAGCGTTCAGCCAGCAGGCTGGGGCCGCAGGCTCGCCACTACCAGGCCACATTGGCCCTGGGCGACACCATCAGTACCTTGACCGCGGCCGCCAGCGGACCCGTCGCCGCACTGACCGAGATGCTCTACGCGCGGGGGATCACGGTCGAGACGATGTCGTTTCACCAGCTGCCCACCGGCGGTCGGACCGCGACTTTCATCGAAGGCTGCGACGGCCTGCACAGCGAGTGGGCCATGGGGCTCGCCGATGATCCGGAGCAGTCGGCGCTGTACGCGGTGATCGCCTGCGCCAATCGGCTGATGGCGGCTTGACCGCGGCCTCACCGCGCCGAATGGCAGTTGTGGCACGCAAATTCCAGGAACGCGTGCCACAACTGGCCACTGGGCCTCGAATCGCTCAGTGCAGCGGGCGCAGCACGATCGGCATGCCGTCGATCGGTACCGGCATGCCGCCGTAGTCGTAGCTCGGCTGGTAATCCGGGCTGGCGAGCTCCAGCTTGTAGCGGCGCAGCAGCCGGTGCATCACGGTCTTGATCTCCAACTGCCCGAAAACCATGCCGATGCACTTGTGCGCGCCACCACCGAACGGGGCGAACGCGTAGCGGTGACGCTTGTGCTCGCTGCGCGGCTCGGCGAAACGATCGGGGTCGAACTTGTCCGGGTCGGTCCACAATTCCGGCAGCCGGTGGTTGATCGAAGGCCACGTCACCACGCTCGTCCCGGCCGGGATGAAGTAGCCCAGCAGTTCGGTGTCGCGCACCGCTTGGCGGAAGTTGAACGGCAGCGGCGTCATCATCCGCAGTGACTCGTTGATCACCAGGTCGTAGGTTTCCAACTTGTCCAGGGACTCGAAGTCCAGCGGGCCGTCGCCGATCCGCGCGGAGTCCTCGCGCAGCCGTTCCTGCCACTCCGGATTGGCCGCCAGGTGATAGCACATCGTCGTCATCGTCGAGGTCGACGTGTCGTGGGCGGCCATCATCAGGAAGATCATGTGGCTGATGATCTGGTCGTCGGTGAAGGACTGCCCGTCCTCATCGGCGGAATGGCACAGCACGCTGAACATGTCGGTGCTCTCCGACTGCCGCTTCTCGCCGATGCGGCTGGCGAAGTAATCCTCGAGGGTCTTGCGGGCCTGGATGCCCCGCCACCACTTCAGCGGCGGCACCGGAGTACGCACGATCGCGTTGCCCGCCCGCGTGGTCGTGGTGAACGCGTTGTTGACCGTGGTGACCAGTGCCCGGTCGGTGCCGGCCGGTACCCCCATGAACACCTCGGAGGCAATGTCGAGCGTGAGCTCCTTCATTGCCGGGTGCAGGAGGAAACGCGGGTCGTTGGCCACCCAGTCATTGGCCAGCACGCTCGAGGCGACCGAATCGATGTGCGAGATGTAACCGGTGAGCCGGGTGCGAGTGAACGCCTCCTGCATGATCCGCCGGTGGAACATGTGCTCGTCGAAGTCGAGCAACATCAGGCCGCCTTCGAAGAACGGGCCGATCACCGGATCCCAGGCGCGCTGCGAGAAATCCTTGTTGCGGTTGGAGAAGACCGCCTGCGTCGCGTCGGGACCCAGCGCCATCACCGACGAAAGGGCAGGGGACTGCGCGAAGTAAATCGGGCCGTGCTTGCGGTACAACTCCAGGATGAAGTCGGGGCCGCCACGGAAGATCTCGATCATGTGGCCGATGATCGGCAACCCGGAGTCGCCGCTGATCGGCTTGAGCCCGCTGCCCGCCGGAGGCTCGGCGAAGACGAACTGGTCCCAGTCCTTGGCCTTGAGACGCTTTTCCAGCGCACCCATGCCCGGCAGCGTGTTGGGCGTCGGGGTGAACCGGCGCTTGGCCTGATCGAGCAGGTACTGCGGGGTGCTGATGGTTGTCATGGGCCGCTCCTGACCAACAAAGTCCGACGAAGTGTGGTCGATGTCACCACTTGAGGCCATCCTGACTGCCAGACTTGACGCATGTCAAGTTTTGAACTGGCGCGTCGCGAGTGCAAAGGTCTAATGCCATGACAGCCGAATCGATCCCGGGGAGCAGCAATGACTCCACCGGGCGTCCGCAGGCCCGACGAAGCCGGGGTGACCGGCAACGCGACGCCATCGTGACGGCTGTGCGGGACCTGCTCGAAGAGCACTCGTTCGCCGATTTGTCGGTGAGCACCATCAGCGAGCGTGCCGGGGTAGCCCGGTCGGGCTTCTACTTCTACTTCGACTCGAAGTACGCGGTGCTGGCCGTGATCGTGTCGGACGCGATGGAACAACTCGCCACCTTGACGCACAACTATGCGCCCCGAGTCGCCGGTGAGACCCCCGCGGCCTTCGCCAAGCGGATGGTCGGCAGTGCGGCAACCGTCTTCGCCACCAACGACCCGATCATGTCAGCCTGCACCGTCGCGCAGAACACCGACGCGCAGATCCGGGAACTGATGAACGATTACGAGGACGCCGTGATCGGCCAGATCGTCGGCCTCGTCGAGCAGGACCAGGGCGCGCAGCCGATCAGCGATGACATACCCGCGCTGGTGCGGATGCTGGTGGCGACGACGGCGATGACGCTGTCGCACGATTCAGCTTTCGTCGGGCGGGGCACCGATCCGGCACGTGCACTCGACGTGGTGGAGCGACTGTGGCTCAACGCACTGTGGGGTGGCCAGGCGGGGTAGCGCCACAGGTAAGGTCACCCCCATGGGGAGCGATACCGCGGGTAACGTCCGGGCGAGTCGTCGAGAGTACTTCCAGGGAAAAAAGTGCTTGATCACGGGCGCGGCCAGCGGCATCGGCCGCGCCACCGCCCTCGCGCTCGCGGCTCAAGGCGCTGAGCTGTATCTGACCGACCGGGACGAAGTGGGACTGGCCCAGACCGTCGCCGACGCCAAGGCGCTCGGCGCCGACGTGCCCGCCCACCGGACGCTCGACATCTCCGACTATGACCAGGTGGCGGCCTTCGCTGCTGACGTCCACGCGGCACATTCGTCGATGGACGTGGTGATGAACATCGCCGGGGTGTCAGCTTGGGGGACTGTCGACCAACTCACCCATCAACACTGGCGCTCGATGATCGACGTCAACCTGATGGGCCCGATCCACGTGATCGAGACCTTCCTGCCGCCGATGGTGCAGGCCCGCCGCGGTGGGCACCTGGTGAATGTGTCCTCGGCCGCGGGCATCGTCGCGCTGCCCTGGCATAGCGCCTACAGCGCCAGCAAGTACGGGCTGCGCGGACTGAGTGAAGTGCTGCGCTTCGACCTGGCGCGTCACCGCATCGGGGTTTCGGTAGTGGTGCCCGGCGCGGTGAAAACCGGTCTGGTGCAGACGGTTCAGATCGCCGGCGTGGATCGGGATGATCCGAACGTGCAGAAGTGGGTGGACCGGTTCGCCGGCCACGCCATCTCGGCAGAGAAGGCCGCCGACAAGATCCTGGCCGGGATGCGCCGCAACCGATTTCTGATCTACACCTCGGTCGACATCCGTGCGCTGTATGCCTTCAAACGGGTGGCGTGGTGGCCCTACAGTGTGGCCATGCGCCAGGTCAACGTGCTGTTCAGCCGGGCGTTGCGGCCGAAAACCGCGCAGCGCTAGCGTTTTCCCCAGTGCCACGACGGTGTGTTGAGCATGCCGAACCCCTCCACCTTCGTCTCGCCCCATTGCTTGTAGAGCTCCACCTCGATCGCGGTGCCGGGTTGCTCGTCGGCCGCCGGGGTGGTCTCCAGGAAGTCCAGCAGCGCACGCGAATGCGTTACCACCAGTACCTGGGACTGCTTGGCGGCCGTGCGGATCAGGCAGGCCAGCGGCCGGACCAAATCGGGGTGTAACGAGGTCTCGGGCTCGTTGAGCACCATGAGGGACGGCGGACGCGGGCTGGCCAGCGCCGTTGCCCAGAGTAGGAAACGCAGTGTGCCGTCGGACAATTCGGCCGCCCGCAACGGTCGCAGCATGCCGCGCTGACGCAAGTGCAGATCGAACAGACCGTCGTTGACCGCCACCGAGATGGTGGCGCCGTCAAACGCCTCGGCCACCGCGCGGGCCAGATCGTCGAAGGTCGTTTCGATGATTGTCTGCACCGCCGCAGCCAGATCGGAGCCGTCGTCGGAGAGCACCGGGGTACGGGTTCCGACATGGGGTTGCCGGGCCGGTGCACCGGCGTCGACCCGGAACCCGTCGTAGAACCGCCAGTCGCGTAGCCGGTCGGAGACCGCGGAGAGTTCCGGAAGCGCGTCCGGGTGGGCGTACTCGGCGAGCACGCTGCGGTAGGAGGGCAGCGAACGGGTCACCTCGTCGAAACCCCGGCCGGATTGCGCGGCGACCTCGGCGTATTCGCGGGTGCGATGCACCAGCGTCGACGCTGGGCGCAACACCGGTCCGGCGAACACCACTTCCCGTTTGATCTCGGGGTCCTGGGCGAATGCCGACGGCTCACCGCCGGACCCGGCCATCTGCGGCAGGCCCAGATCCACCAGGTAACCGAAATCGTCTGCGGAGAAACCGAGTTCGAGCGATACCGGTCGGGTCCGGACCGTGCCCTGGGTCTGCCCGTTCGGCTGCTCGGGGCCCGCCCACAAGACTGACTGCAGGCCACCCTCGCGGGCCAGTGAGCCGATGACCTGGCCGCGCCCGCAGTCCGCCAGCAGCCGAAGTGCCCGGTAGATCGACGACTTGCCGGAGCCGTTGGCGCCGGTGACCACGGTGAGTTCGGCCAACGGCAGGATCACCTCCCGCAGCGAGCGGTAACCCCGGATCGCGATGGTCTGCAGCATGGTGTCGAGGTTATTGGTGGGGCCCGACAATTGGGGCAGTCCGATGGTCGGATTTTCTGTCATCCATCGAGAGCTCCAGACGAACCCCGAGCAGTCGGATCGGTCGATCCAGGTCGAACTGATCGAACACGGCCAGCGCGGTCTCGGTGATGACACCCGCGTCGGTGCTCGGCGAACTCAGCTTGCGGATCTTGGTGCGGGTGTAGAAGGTGCTGGTGCGCACCGTGACCGCCACCCGGGTGACGATTCGGCCCTGTTCGACCACCTCGTCGAGGGTCCGTCGGGTCAGTTCGCGGATCGCGTCGTCCATCTCGCCGCGGTCGGTGAGGTCGGTGGCGAAGGTGACGACGTGACTGCGTGAGCGCGG from Mycobacterium sp. DL440 includes the following:
- a CDS encoding helix-turn-helix domain-containing protein; translation: MSTYGQFCPVAKAMELLDERWTLLVVRELLRGSAHFNDLRRGVPKMSPALLSKRLKSLARAGVIERSEIDGRTSYSLTPCGQELAGVVDALGSWGVRWIGELGEEDLDPHLLMWDMRRTIPLADWPRSRTTVAFVLDGVDPKASRWWLVVSDGQADVCDFDPGYEVDGTVQTSLRTLIEIWRGDAGWARAVLDGSVALSGSSDVRRAIPKWLGQSTAATIPRPA
- a CDS encoding homocitrate synthase, which produces MSFSAHFSTPLPRGLRDAGESTSWEQFLGEYAAGPGALKLGQWTCTDTERSASRLGPQARHYQATLALGDTISTLTAAASGPVAALTEMLYARGITVETMSFHQLPTGGRTATFIEGCDGLHSEWAMGLADDPEQSALYAVIACANRLMAA
- a CDS encoding cytochrome P450, with product MTTISTPQYLLDQAKRRFTPTPNTLPGMGALEKRLKAKDWDQFVFAEPPAGSGLKPISGDSGLPIIGHMIEIFRGGPDFILELYRKHGPIYFAQSPALSSVMALGPDATQAVFSNRNKDFSQRAWDPVIGPFFEGGLMLLDFDEHMFHRRIMQEAFTRTRLTGYISHIDSVASSVLANDWVANDPRFLLHPAMKELTLDIASEVFMGVPAGTDRALVTTVNNAFTTTTRAGNAIVRTPVPPLKWWRGIQARKTLEDYFASRIGEKRQSESTDMFSVLCHSADEDGQSFTDDQIISHMIFLMMAAHDTSTSTMTTMCYHLAANPEWQERLREDSARIGDGPLDFESLDKLETYDLVINESLRMMTPLPFNFRQAVRDTELLGYFIPAGTSVVTWPSINHRLPELWTDPDKFDPDRFAEPRSEHKRHRYAFAPFGGGAHKCIGMVFGQLEIKTVMHRLLRRYKLELASPDYQPSYDYGGMPVPIDGMPIVLRPLH
- a CDS encoding TetR/AcrR family transcriptional regulator; this encodes MTAESIPGSSNDSTGRPQARRSRGDRQRDAIVTAVRDLLEEHSFADLSVSTISERAGVARSGFYFYFDSKYAVLAVIVSDAMEQLATLTHNYAPRVAGETPAAFAKRMVGSAATVFATNDPIMSACTVAQNTDAQIRELMNDYEDAVIGQIVGLVEQDQGAQPISDDIPALVRMLVATTAMTLSHDSAFVGRGTDPARALDVVERLWLNALWGGQAG
- a CDS encoding sulfite exporter TauE/SafE family protein, coding for MSIADVALLFFAGIAGGLTGSIAGLASVATYPALLMVGLPPVTANVTNTVAVVFNGVGSVWGSRPELAGQGAWLKRIIPVAALGGVAGAALLLSTPAEGFERVVPILIGFASVAILLPRREHRESRIANHNQHRIRAASEAAAIFLITIYGGYFGAAAGVLLLALLLRAGGATLAHANAGKNVISGVANAVAALIFVFFAPVHWGAVVPLGIGCLIGSRLGPIVVRHAPATPLRFLIGAAGVALAVKLALDTY
- the poxB gene encoding ubiquinone-dependent pyruvate dehydrogenase, producing MATIADHFISALTLSGVRRVYGLPGDSLNGFTDAIRRSADIAWEHVRHEETAAFAAAADAALTGQLAVCAGSCGPGNLHLINGLFDAQRSRVPVLAIAAHIPRTEIGSEYFQETHPQDLFRECSVYCELVSTPEMAPRILEMAMRTAVEENGVAVVVIPGEIFLQRAGESGWTARPVRPTRSILRPDDESVRRAADILNAAERVTILGGAGVAGSHDALIELASTLQAPVVHALRGKEFIEYDNPFDVGMTGLLGFASGYKAIKEADTLLMLGTDFPYQQFYPEGATVIQVDIRGRNLGRRTPVDLGLRGSVRDTLAALQPLLRPKTDRDHLDRSLKHYRKTRATLDSLAVNDRDKTPIRPEYVAALADRLASDDAVFTCDVGSPVVWAARYLTMNGRRRLLGSFNHGTMANALPHGIGAQTAFPGRQVVALAGDGGLTMLFGELVTLIQNKLPVKVIVFNNSSLNFVELEMKAAGIVTFGTDLVNPDFAAVAQAMGIFGRRVTEPADLERAIADAFAHDGPALIDVHTARQELSIPPAITVEQAKGFSLYAIRTILAGRADELLDLVTTNVARRILD
- a CDS encoding class I SAM-dependent methyltransferase → MNVTTTNDELEAKHRALWALGDYAEIAANIVRPLGPVLVEASGIGPGDRVLDVAAGTGNVAIPAAATGAQVTASDLCPELVEQGRRLSAEAHVTIDWAEGNAEALPYADDSFDAVLSCIGVMFAPHHQQAADELLRVTRPGGRIGLISWTPEGFIGQLFATMKPYAPAPPPGVSPPPRWGDEQYLRTLLGAGLGELTCERRELDVTAYPDGAAFRDYFKANYGPTISAYRAIAADADRVAELDAAIAALGDRFLTGSTMRWEYLLTLANVH
- a CDS encoding phosphotransferase family protein; amino-acid sequence: MPDDVPELPTLSAPDQDAVGRWLGEQGIGTTLTDVAPLTGGTQNIVVGMCVDGRRMVLRRPPLHPRPTSDKTMLREIAVLRTLAGSAVPHPGFIAACTDLDVIGVVFYLMEEVDGFNPGTDVSQAYRDDADLRYRVGLSYAGSLAELGNVAWENSELAAIRRPGSFLARQVPQFLGLLESYRHEQYSPESLTGVGELAQWLEDNRPPDAEPGIMHGDAHLNNVLLRRDAPELAAFIDWEMCTIGDPLLDLGWMLVCWPDDPNPINAGSALAALGGLAHRSELIEAYRAAGGRQTDRLDWYVALACFKLGIVIEGTWSRYLAGRASRDAGEQLHASAENLLALGTRIAKGDNPFE
- a CDS encoding AAA family ATPase, with translation MLQTIAIRGYRSLREVILPLAELTVVTGANGSGKSSIYRALRLLADCGRGQVIGSLAREGGLQSVLWAGPEQPNGQTQGTVRTRPVSLELGFSADDFGYLVDLGLPQMAGSGGEPSAFAQDPEIKREVVFAGPVLRPASTLVHRTREYAEVAAQSGRGFDEVTRSLPSYRSVLAEYAHPDALPELSAVSDRLRDWRFYDGFRVDAGAPARQPHVGTRTPVLSDDGSDLAAAVQTIIETTFDDLARAVAEAFDGATISVAVNDGLFDLHLRQRGMLRPLRAAELSDGTLRFLLWATALASPRPPSLMVLNEPETSLHPDLVRPLACLIRTAAKQSQVLVVTHSRALLDFLETTPAADEQPGTAIEVELYKQWGETKVEGFGMLNTPSWHWGKR
- a CDS encoding SDR family oxidoreductase produces the protein MGSDTAGNVRASRREYFQGKKCLITGAASGIGRATALALAAQGAELYLTDRDEVGLAQTVADAKALGADVPAHRTLDISDYDQVAAFAADVHAAHSSMDVVMNIAGVSAWGTVDQLTHQHWRSMIDVNLMGPIHVIETFLPPMVQARRGGHLVNVSSAAGIVALPWHSAYSASKYGLRGLSEVLRFDLARHRIGVSVVVPGAVKTGLVQTVQIAGVDRDDPNVQKWVDRFAGHAISAEKAADKILAGMRRNRFLIYTSVDIRALYAFKRVAWWPYSVAMRQVNVLFSRALRPKTAQR